From Rhododendron vialii isolate Sample 1 chromosome 7a, ASM3025357v1:
TATTTCCCCATTGGCACATCAGAGACCTGAGCCTCAAAGAAAAGATCCAGGCCTTTTCTGCCAATCCCTTCCATGAGAGCCAGCAGGCAGAACTGCGGTGCCAGCCGCATAATACTCATGGGTATAATATCATAGTCAACTTCGATGGCGCAAAATCCGTACTCCGTGATGGCACGCAACCTGCGAATCTCGACACGCCACGCCACGCTACAACAGAATATGGATAGCACCATCGCTGTCCAGATTCCAACTATAATGCGCTGTGTCTTTAGTCGTTTAGGTATGCATTTTAACAGGAGTGTGGTAAAGAAAGAGCTCGCAAACCGGATTATCTTTCTAATCATTATAAGAACATAAATAGAGACCGTAGGATCCATGTTGTTTCCTTGCTCAGTAAAGAAAGTGTCCCCTGTTgatagtaccaaaccaaacaccagaaaagTAGTCCACATGGGAATCATTACAGAAAGAGGTTTCCATTGCTCCACCAGGCTTCTTCCTGCACAAACCGCCGGAGACAGACCATTGTTTATAGTATGTTCTTTAGGGTTAGAGCAGGCGATTTCTAGATCAGTAGTAGCAGCAGCGTCATCCACTGATCTGTATTCCAAGGAAATTTATTAACACTGATGCCAACCTACTTATATTTAAAATCCTGCCAATACGTCATTCCAAGTTATCCACAATTAAAGAAAAAGATGCATAAAACTCATTACAAATGATGTGGCTGAGTTGTCGACCTATCATTTAGTACTGTGTCAAATACCCATCAAAATATCtcatactttaaaaaaaaaaccttgttgCCAAATGATACCCGTATGGAAGTTCATGTACAAAAGTGCTTGAGGAATAATGTTGATGcgatgcagagagagagagagagagaaacctgtGGTAGAGAGGAATGCAACACAAGAACAACAAATAACCAATGACCATCACTGATATCGAACAAATGAACACTACAAGCCAATCAGGATTGCTCCCGAAGATCCAGGGAGTGCTAAGTGCACACACTAATGATGCAGTGATCCACCACAGTGACCACACAGTCTCTCTTGCGTTTACTCTGCCTTCATCTTCGCCCAGCCTCCGTTCATGGGCCGTTAATTGATCAACTAGAAATCCTTCCAAGATAGGCACCCCTCCGGATTTTCCCACAGATATCAGCAGCACTGCAGGTACGAAGTACATCCCGGTCTTGTCACCAGGAATCGGATGGAATGCAGAAATGCATAACATCACCATTCCCTGCATTTTGGTCGAGGACAGTGTTCAGCTTACTTggaaaatttctaaaaatacaaataaatacaaGAGTATGCATATCATATCGCTAATGTAGTCTCTTCGTTTGTTTGGCAAAACCATTAACATCGTCCACAGTTATATCCATGAAAAATCCCATCATCACACGGTAGACATCATTTCTTTTTAGTCTCTAAAGAAGTACCCCAAAATAACCCAATTAAGCATATAtgtgaaaaacaaagaagatagggttgtttgtattttcttcttgttctcaAGATATTTATTTTGTCTCGTACGGTATAATGTTTATTCCTTAACCTAATTCTAAAAAGGATCAACGCAGCAAGTCACAAGCAACTAAAGCAAACAACACTCGCTAATCAAGTTCACTTCATCTTAACAATTGTCTTAGATTACTTTTAGCTTAGGTAGTAACCAGGACACCAATTCTAAGAACTCGGATCACATCAATTATAAATTTCTTAAAGCTCCCGATCAgtgctgcttcttttttctagTTTTCAAAATGTTTATGATGACATAATGGCTTCATTACTCGCTACGAACTTCATTTGTGGAATCTTATGAAACGAGATTTGTACATATTCAGAAACTTACAATGATGTAGGCAGCAGTTGAGCAGAGAATGACCTTGAGACGACTAACATGGTTCTCAGAGATGTAAGTCATCGCAAGAACCAAAACAGATGACAACCCCTCTAGTACATTTACCATTGCAACAGCATTCGGGAGATTGTCTTCCTTCCAGGTATCTGTGAAGTACGTAATCAAGACATCCACCACTGCATAGTGTACAAACCATTGGGCATATGCAAAacctaaaacaagaaaagcaaagagaaaggTAAACTCTCTTGAACTTGCTGCAAAATGTAATAGAAAATAGCTCCCAGACAAGCAAAAAAGCAGACATATACATTAAAACAACTTTTTGGAAACTGCCTACTTAACAACTTTTTGTTCTGTTAGAACCACTAATTTTCTTGTTCGAATTTATTTCTGCGTCTGCAGCTTGTCAGACATCACCTCCCTCCTAAAACATACAGtatgatgagaaaagaaaggattatgGTTTCTCACTAATGAACCAATAAAATTCTCACAATTTTTTCCCCTAAAAAGTAACAgaattcttgtttcttttcttttctcgcCGTCCAAATGGACTGTCaatctcaaaatccaaattttaaaCTGTCCTGTTATATACAGGggaacaaaagaagaaatatcTGTACGACAAGTGTAAGAGATGGCTAATGCAAAATTACTCCTTCAAAAACTATAAAGAAGTAATTGTTCTGTTCTGTAAGACTAGTTTAATTGATGGGCACGTTGATTCACATCATAGAATAGAGATTGAAAATAAGGGGGAAAAGAATAGGTTTTTGTAGAGTTTCTAAAAATGTATATAGGATCCGTTTGGATAGTTATGGATTTCAAAACAAGGATATGATGTTTAATTTGGTTTTACAAAGCATCTCTTCCACTACAATCCTTAACAGGAAGGATTTGAAATAACTACTCAATATAACTCCCATTAAGTAGCTATTTCAAATCCATCATAATAGAGCTCTCAAGCCCAATAGATCTATGTAAATTATCAAACCTAAATTTGAGCTATTCTCATTGAATAATAATAATGTAAAATTCCTTATGCTTTGTGTGGAATATTGGAAAACTAAGGAAaagttcaattttatttttttcctcttttcttcccctagtttccacaagttccaaaaagAGCATTAATTTGAGATCCATAGCTATCCAACCAAAAGGATCGTACTTAGTTGTTTTTAGTAATGAATTTATGACCTGCGGCAACAGCAGCCCCCCTGCAAAGGCAAATGTAATAGCTTATACATATCTTAATATAGAAGAGCTTGATAGAAATCTGATTAAACATGCGGCGGATCTCCAGGAACGAAGAATTTGTCGGCATCGCTTTCTCCCCCACCTCTTTCTACTTTTTTGGGGGGGTATAAGTACCTCTTTCTACTTTTAGTATATACTTGCCAAATGCTAGCAATTATCAAACAGTCAGGTAGTAATTTGTTCTAGAGTTctcagatatatatatatagagagagagagagagagagagtgaagggGTTCCACTCACACAACGAAATGGCAAGTGCAGGAGGAGGAAGTTCCTTCAACGCGTCTGCCGCAGTGCCGCCTCCGCGTACTGATCAAAGAAACTCGCATCGAACTTTCCTTCCACACCCCGTGGATTGTAGTACACGATAGAGCAATCATATGTGAAAGTACttgtcaaaaaaacaaaaacaaaagtactttCTCCCCGCGTACTGATCAAAGAAACTCAGGGCCGAGTTTGATAGGGTgcatggagaaatttttcggtgcctgGTGGCTATATATCATGTGATGCCCCAACTATTCTTAACATCACACATTTATATAAGATTCATAATTAAGTGTGGATCCGTAAAACTAAGTGAATGAACTCTAAAAAATATTAATGTTGATGGGTGTCAGGGCTACTTAGGGTAACCACCAAATAATTACTTCCTATATTAAAGGGTGTTTCGGCTTTATAATTAAAGCTAACTTttacttcaaatattttgaaaaataaccacttttcaaaacacacacaaaaaagctaactttttgactttttttttgtgctaaaaaatggttattttcaaaaaaaagttgggtaaaagttatttttttatttttttacttcttctcATTAAGACGGattaataaatcacaaaagtttgacgatGAACTAATGAATGCAAATTCTTTTTAATACGGACAAAACTAGCTAATTAAAAGCCCTTTTTGCTTAGTGGAACAACAGTACAACacctaattaaataaaaaaaataaaaagtgccTTCATTAACATCATCTTTacttccttaaaaaaaaacataatctttACGAAAATCCCTACCCAAAACCTCTACATAGCAGGTGTATTTGTTATTGGCGGGATTAATATAATGCTTGTTAAAGAGTGAGTTTCAGATGAAGAATGAGAAGAAGAagtttgggagcctactttttggtttttcatttttaatatttttactttttggttttttggctttttggtcaGAATGTAGTTTGAATCTGAAAGAATGTTTgaatgatatgtgcagaatgcattttgtaACTTGATAGTGTTTGAaagatatgtgatgaaaataaattatgacctaatttttaccatattgcccttgttttttttattatgggaTATACTGTGTATAAATAATGGtttaatcaatttttgaaaaaaatttcatttttaattgtATTAGCACACACAAAACTTTTTACACCTttctcctataaaaaaaaaaccacccttttacaccctttatatattaaaaaatatgattaaaaattaattgctcaaattttcaatccgtttgaaccgatgtgaatattttatttctctgataattttatcctaaatggtcaaaataaatttttgactgtAAAATCTTTCAATAAATACCGTAAAAAAATCTTAGAACCAAATATAGAGAataattttagtattttctCCTCTTAGCTCATCAGAAGTGGAAAATGAAACGTTGGAAAAGACCTCAGGCCCTCTTTTTGGCTTTTGCCCTGGATCTtaaaaaacagagaaatcatTTTGCAAAAAACCATTTTCCCCGCAGCCCAATGATATAGGAACCGACGgccgggagggaaatcgtaccgaccggccgcgctggcccatctccggccaccggacggccgatccgagctgtccaaaaattttaaaataaaaaaccgaggggccttggtcgagaatcaatggcatccgaggtgagtagagtgcttgatccgagcatccaTTTTTCGCGTATACGTGTATATGCACGAAAAAGgagtgctccgatcaagcaccctacacacctcggatgccattgattctcgtgTAGagcccctcgatttttttttatagaattttggATGTCTCGAATCGACCATCCAATGGCCGAAAATGACCCGctggtggccgtcggtacgatttctctcTGCTCCctgtcggtacatatagcatcACTCTTCCCCGCAAGCAGCCAAacatccaaaaccaaaaaatgaaaagttttttttttttgatcctgtaaaaaatgaaaagttgaaaaggcaaaaaagagCGCCACATAGTGTGAGTTTGATTGGTCTATGTGACAACAATTTTGCTATTGGCAGCCATTCCCACCGACCCTTGACCCGACCGAAGTGGAATGCACATGTGGTAACAGAAACTTTTTGGTATGCCGGTATACTACAAATTTGGTATCCCCCTTTACAAAAATTGTGACACTTGACAAAGTGTAATTTTTAAGGACTTCAAGTGTAATTATTTCTCTCCAATTCATGTTGAGCCTGGCACTAAAACATCTGGGGTTTTTTTTCCCGCATAAATGCCTCTTTACAAAAAAGCTAAACACCCCTCTCCAAATTACTCCTCTGCTATTCCTGCTACCTCTTTGCTTTCTTCTCatccaatttttttacatttccaGATCCACATCAAAAAAGGATCCATATTTCATCAACAGGTAACAACACGtttcaagggtttttttaaaattgtaatTTAAAGGTAAAGTATAAATTATGAGGATTTAAaccaattcaaaaataaaaggttCGTAGTTAAATTTAACAGTTGTAAATTTCCATTGAAAGCacaaagattaaacaaaaactacaatagccaaaaattaaacaaaaactacaaCCATTATATCattccttgcaaaaaaaatacattcccTAAATATCTTGCTTGTTTCATTTCTATGGTGGTAGCATTTCCATTCTTGACTCAactacggtattgcatcttcCTCAACTAGTAATCTCATACAGCTGAAACGGAGAGAATTAAACTCCGGATTTGAAGAAGAAACCTACATAGCATCGATAAACTCCTATTAAAATGTTGAGATTTTGAAACTCCGTGTGCCAAGGATAACAAATTGTGGAATAAAGTTATTCAAATACCTGAGTGGGGATGGTGAATTGGTCATGTACACTAGTTGGATTAACCTGGTTATGATTGTTTGCACTCATGGGAACTTTCAACTGTTGTAACACCGTATTGATGAGTGTCAAACTACTTGCTTAGGAAAGGATAATTGAGAGTCTCCGATCCTTGATTTCCTTTTTTGTCTAAACAACACTATAAAATTCATGTTAAAGAAATGACTAACTTACACAAAAATGAAACATTGAACTCACTTATTTAATTAATCTTTCTAGGAGCAAAAACTTATCTAACAAGAGAGGAAACTCACCAGTCACCATGTGATTTGGATGTGGCATTTGAGGCTTTTCTGAAACTCTACgtgtcttcctcttcttcttttcccagTAACTTTTTATTCTAGCGTTGGTGCTTCCTTTCGTCTGAATGCGTAAAGGATCAAGCACAGGCCTATCATCAGTAGGGCTAGGCATTTCTTCAACACAAGTGATGATATCTTCTTCAAGACAATTAAGATCGTCTACACTATCCAAATTTGCTATCTCCTCTTCAACCATCTTCAATGCCTCCATTAATTTATCCTTAACAATTTCAGTGCATTTAAGAGATAATGAGCCCTTATCAAAAACATTTTGCCCCATATGATTCAACTCACTAAGGCGCAATGAGCGAGTAGATTTTCCTTCTTGGTGCAATGATTCTCCAACAACACCTTCTATCCCTGACTTTGCACTTCTGCTCCATCTCTTTAAGATATAGGGTTCAGGTATCTCTTTGTAATTTTTCATAACAAGCACTCTTAAAGCATGTTTGCACAATATtcccaaaatctcaaacaacTTACAACTACAAGAGATTTCATCATTGGAAAGATCAAATTGAACAATATGCACCCTTTGACAGCCATCCTCTGTTACATGATAGATGGAAGTTGTCCCATTGCAACTAATTTGAACACAATTCAATCCAAAGCTATCCTACAATTCCTCTTCAAACTTACTAAACATGACAAGAGTGTACACCTTAGATGCATGATTCAAAATACCACGCTTACTTACCTTTGGTGGCGCACCATTTTTGCATCGAAAATCATCACTTCTTTCATCTCGCCGCATTTCTTCAACCTTTTCCTCATAATATTGAATAACTTGTAGGAGAGACATAGGCTTCCGCataatttgatgaaaaacacTATTAGTACTCTCACTTCTTTGGGAGGATTTCATCCTCGCCGAAAAAAAGTCTACACTAAAAGCAAGACACCATTTTTCCCTAAGATCATACAATCTTTTAAGCCAATAATGATTCTCTAGTCCAAACATTTCAACCATATCAGCCCAATCGCTTTCAAATTTAATTGAATCATAGCACCCATAAAAACACTTGTCAAATAAAGCTTTGAAACTTGCATTTGTAAATACTCCAGCTAGATGTTGCTTAGCATTATTTGAAATGTACCACATACACAATCTGTGGCGTGCTCCAGTGAACACTACCTCTATTGCGTTAGCCATTGCTTGATCTTGATCAGTAAAAATACTCTTCGGTTGTCGATTCCCCATAGCTTCTAGAAAAGTCTTAAATAACCAAATGAAAGATTCTGTTGTCTCATTCGACAAAAAAGCACAACCAAACAATTTGTTTTTCCAATGATGATTGATACCAACAAATGGGGCGCAAACCAAATTATACTTGTTAGTTCGGTATGTTGTATCAAAAATAATGACATCCCCAAAACATTCATAGTCTAACTTTGATCTTCCatccctccaaaaaaaatttgccattCGTTTTTTTCCATCCACTTGAAATGAGTAGAAAAACATAGGATCTTCAACTTGCTTACGCTTGAAAAAATTGATCATGCTTTGTCCATCCCCTGCTTCAATAagattcccccccccccccccccccccccccccatgcaaATAATTATAACAATCCTCCTTAGTAAATCCAACATAATCTGGCCCAATTTCTTTAGACAGATAATTATATGATTGTGTTGGTTTTATACCTGCCGCGACCATTGAGGTGATAACATCTCCATATGCTTTCAGCACTTTCCTTCCGGATCTTAAATTTCCCCTCTCTTCTGGACTTGCAAGCTCGTGATTATGATCATCATTCAAGTGGGAAATTGTCCAAATGCCATTATCAATCGTAAATCGAATTCTGGCTATTCTGCCAAGTAAAAAGTGCTTTTAGctagttttgttcttattaaaaaaatttgcgtttgttaattttgagtcaaatttttgtgaattattgattcgtctcaatgtGATGAACGAGACAaatcgaaaaaattaaaaaaattactttatccaaatattttataGTTTATCCACTTTTATTAAGCTACTTCCTTCGTTCCAAAATGCTTGTTCAGTCCGCAAAAcggaattttaaaaataatataatttttgcaaaaaaaaatcaaaatttttttaacaacttactagatatcaatgagtatttttaatttgtgaaaaaaatttgaattttttcttaaaaaattgtattatttttaacacttcaAATTGCGGACCGGAAAAGTGCCacatttttgcacttttttagcttaaaataaaataaaataatgatctACATGGGTAGAGTAAGATTTGATCAATATATGCAtagcaaagaaaagaagatgaCCATGTAATTACAGACCTCTAGCCGCCAAGCTGCGACTTGAAACCCATAACTGTTGTTAGAGTTGTAAACAGTACTGTGTGAGTTGCGATTTGTGTGAATAATCTCTTTTGCCCACCATCAATAACAACATACAAACCGCATCATGCATCGTACTGTTGGCATCACAGAgcacttttttttataactcagagAGTCATTTCGTTCGTTTAaggattttaaattttgaattctaattacttcctccgtcccataatatttgtccgatccgcaaaacggagatgtaaaaataatacaatttttgtaagaaaagttggaaaaaaattcaacaatttactagatcttgacgagttcttttaacttatgaaaaaaatttgaattttttcttaaaagaaatacattattttatagtcttcgttttgcggaccggacaaatattatgggacggagggagtattatcctatttttctctaattattattctgatttttctctaattattattctgatttttctttctatctctcttcaattattatctatattttcaattattactctatttcttacTATACTCATTATCTATatatcaaaatccaaaatccaaaattctaAAACGAACGAAATCTagtgtttgggccagatcacaGGATACTTGTTAAGTAGACTATAATCAATACTCCAAGATACTTCCATAATGATAAACAGTCACCTATGACTCAACAGTTAACGGCCGAAACAAACCAACATAGCAGCAAATCATCACctactatttttgaaaacaaaaaccaaccaaCCCAGAATGTAGCAACCGAATCAGCCCACAGAACAGTAGCCATCAGATATATAGTCCTGAAATTATAACTCTACTCATATGGCGGAGGGGGGAAGTTGGGAGGGGGAGCCAAAAGCCCGAGAGGAGCGCTGGACGTTCGGCCTTGCTGAATCTCCGCTTCGTGCTCAGCCGCCAGCCACTCCATCCCTTCCGCACTGGTCGGCAAGTCGCAAAACAGATCCAACTTTTTCGGGTTTCGCTCAAGCAATCGGATGGCCCAGAATTTCAATGGTCTGTTCTTCGGGTCCTGGAAATACGGCACGTCAGTACTGAGAATGTGGACAGCCTCTGTAATGTTGCTGTTGCTGCGACTGTGGTGGTGAACAATCTTAACTTCCCCGTCCCTCACACCCTGGAGCATCACTGCTTTGACGGAAGCAGAGATTGCAATTTCGCTACTTCCGCCCCCACCCGGCTTGCTAACACTATCCTCGCTTAACCGACTGGACTGATCCTTTTCGGAATCCACGCTATCGAGATTCATTGGCGACGACAACCTTCTTTCGCCGCTAGGAGGCCCTGATTAGGGAGGGGGGGAGAGAACATAGGAATTCGTAATTGGAAAATACTAATAACAGCCCAATAGGAAGGCTGCCCATAAGGcaagaaaatagcaaaaaacCAATACAAATTTCTATGTATGAAAGTGCCTTGAAAGTACTAAAAGTGCATCgaaaattgtgtttttgttttcttattacCTTGTTGATAACACTTTAGGCTGTCAATAACACAACCATTCATAAGTTGATctttgcaaaaggaaaaatagtaTACTTACATGATGATTTTCTTCATCTATTTTATTAATGGTCTTGTAAATCACAGATAGCCGATTCATAATACCCCTGCAATGTGAAAAATTGTACAATTGCAGAATTGGAGAAAACGTATTCATGTAACCGACCATTATTGATTGGGACTtgaagtttgatttggtttatgaTATTTGGATGCCTacctttaacttttttttggagCTGCCACTGCTAGGAAGTGATCGGAAAGTACAGGACACACATCGAGCGCAAAGGGAAGACCAAATAGATGCAAATCATTGGTTATTAGCATTAAAAGAGGTAGTGACAGTAGAAAATTAGGTCGCGACAGTAGAAAATAAGGAGAAACCTAAAAACAACACAGAAACAAGTAATTCTCGAAAATGAAACGAAACACATagtgagagcatctccaacccttacaTGTTTGTTCTATAAATTCTTCTATTTGAAATGATAGACTTTGATACTTTAGACGTGGAGTATGAACAATGCATAAAAGATGCACTCAAATCCACATTTTGAATACCAAAACAGAGAAGCTGATAAATTAGGAACGAAAAATTAGAATAGTTGAAATTGACATCGAATGGTGAGAAAGGTTGCAATGCAGTGTTCTGAAAATAAGGAATTAATAGCAGGCGGGGCCTATCCGACTAGATCTAACTAATTGTTATGCACCGAataatcgccgattactaggCTTCGACACTCAAAAGTGGTCAAACGCCCAACTAGCACCTAGACTCGTAGatacttttagaacattggtatGATGAGAAAGAAACCTCTCGAAAATTACAtatttaaccccaaaaattatATCTTTGTACATTTTTCACAATTTCTTGCCCAATCACTCTAaccctttgttttctttttcttatgaaATCATTCAATTCAGAAGCCAAGTTCGACTAGTAAAAACCTATAAACTTGCTTCAACATAAAAATGGTATTTTCATCATGATCTCAAGTGGAGAATTGGGTGAAAATTCTCTCAATTGAAGAGATATGTAGCAAGTGGAGCGGTAACCCCCCATCACGTGCtctcatgcattttttttatcagctacTCCTATGCATTCGAAACTGACAATACTGATTTTTCCCGAGAAAATAAAATCATGAGATTTGTAACATAAATTTCATGAGAATAATTTACAAAGATGTTCACCAAGCCAACTCAGCAAAAAGTGGGGCACCCAGCAAGGCGTGGGATCCTCCCTCTCACTTAACACTTCTCCGGCGAAATCACTCCCTCAGGGCTTTATCCTCTTTGCCGCCAGCGAACCGAACCATAATGGCGCCACCATACTCGCCAGACCTAAccctctttctttccttctcacTCCGCTACCACAGCTTCTCACTCGCCTGACCTgacccttcttttcttctctgtCTACAAACCCTCActttgaaccaaaaaattacCAGAGCACCCGGAAATGCACACTACAAATTGTGGAGTTCCAAAATTAGGATGGTAGGGTTTGTATCCTTGGAAttccaaaatcaaattgaaactgaaaaaagaaaaaacagatcgGAAAACCCACTTTTTGGGACTCTGAAACTAAATCAAAACGGAAAAAATTAAGTTCAAACTCCGATCAGTTGCTTATATTGAGAAATACTTGAAGATGAATTAGAGTTCAATCCTTACTATAATTCCATGTGATTCTTATAGATGGTTAGATTGTTGCATTTAGCTAGGATTCAAATCCAAAGAGCTACGAAAAATGGTGATGAGGGAAGGTCGGAAGTGCGAAGTGGGTTAAATGATCGGTGGATTTTTTCTTCACAGAACCCACAATCTACAGTTCGGGTAACTATAGTAGTGCAGGGATGGCTTAGTTTGCCGGCGGCGAAGAGGAGAAGGCGCTAAGGGAGTGATTTCGCCGGCGGAGTGATaagtgagagagaggaaatttgGTTCGAGGGCTAGGATTAAATTAAGACACAAATCGAGACAGGAGAATTTGGCACATATGATGGGTTCAAAGAGTTGGGACAGAGGATCCCACACCTTGCTAGTTGCCTCACTTCTTGCTGAGCCTGAGTTGGCTTGTTTTGATTGGCTTGGTGGACATTTGCTTCTACATGGACCCTCCGTGTAGAAGTTATTCTCAAATTTCATATTGAGACCTTcccacaaacaaaacaaaaaaagggagaaaataaaaggggAATAGAGCAGTTACTAGTAATTAGACGATCTCGAGCTCTGGTTTTCCGAGGTGGTTCCTCTGGCTCTTCTTTCTCGACGATTTTCCCAGGTCCAACCCTTTTCTTCGGATTCAAATTTTGTTGGGTTTTCACACCTCTTGGTGGTTGTATCCTCTGCTTATTTGTAGGAGTAATTTTCTTGGTTATCTTGTTTTGACCCATTTGAGATCTGATTTCCTCTGTAAAGTGTAAACCTCAATCTTTACTCCTTAGAATGGAGAAGGAAGAACGGAGTTGGGAAGTTGATGGAAAACATTGGGTGGAAGCTTATCAAGGAAGGAAGCAAAGGACCTAACCCCGGTTAAAAGAGTAACCCAATCTCTTCTGGCAGGAAGATTCCAGATTGGGGGGGTTGTACGGactacggagagagagagagaga
This genomic window contains:
- the LOC131333195 gene encoding protein NRT1/ PTR FAMILY 5.10-like isoform X1; the protein is MPTNSSFLEIRRMFNQISIKLFYIKICISYYICLCRGAAVAAGFAYAQWFVHYAVVDVLITYFTDTWKEDNLPNAVAMVNVLEGLSSVLVLAMTYISENHVSRLKVILCSTAAYIIGMVMLCISAFHPIPGDKTGMYFVPAVLLISVGKSGGVPILEGFLVDQLTAHERRLGEDEGRVNARETVWSLWWITASLVCALSTPWIFGSNPDWLVVFICSISVMVIGYLLFLCCIPLYHRSVDDAAATTDLEIACSNPKEHTINNGLSPAVCAGRSLVEQWKPLSVMIPMWTTFLVFGLVLSTGDTFFTEQGNNMDPTVSIYVLIMIRKIIRFASSFFTTLLLKCIPKRLKTQRIIVGIWTAMVLSIFCCSVAWRVEIRRLRAITEYGFCAIEVDYDIIPMSIMRLAPQFCLLALMEGIGRKGLDLFFEAQVSDVPMGKYGSALNEAVIGFGSFLNAVLVYGLKSWFGDTLNCSSRLDNYYQMLMIMSFVNLCYYWFVSSFYWNKKKTKDDVDEEEEIVVLLVV
- the LOC131333195 gene encoding protein NRT1/ PTR FAMILY 5.5-like isoform X2 encodes the protein MVNVLEGLSSVLVLAMTYISENHVSRLKVILCSTAAYIIGMVMLCISAFHPIPGDKTGMYFVPAVLLISVGKSGGVPILEGFLVDQLTAHERRLGEDEGRVNARETVWSLWWITASLVCALSTPWIFGSNPDWLVVFICSISVMVIGYLLFLCCIPLYHRSVDDAAATTDLEIACSNPKEHTINNGLSPAVCAGRSLVEQWKPLSVMIPMWTTFLVFGLVLSTGDTFFTEQGNNMDPTVSIYVLIMIRKIIRFASSFFTTLLLKCIPKRLKTQRIIVGIWTAMVLSIFCCSVAWRVEIRRLRAITEYGFCAIEVDYDIIPMSIMRLAPQFCLLALMEGIGRKGLDLFFEAQVSDVPMGKYGSALNEAVIGFGSFLNAVLVYGLKSWFGDTLNCSSRLDNYYQMLMIMSFVNLCYYWFVSSFYWNKKKTKDDVDEEEEIVVLLVV
- the LOC131333010 gene encoding protein FAR-RED IMPAIRED RESPONSE 1-like is translated as MGNRQPKSIFTDQDQAMANAIEVVFTGARHRLCMWYISNNAKQHLAGVFTNASFKALFDKCFYGCYDSIKFESDWADMVEMFGLENHYWLKRLYDLREKWCLAFSVDFFSARMKSSQRSESTNSVFHQIMRKPMSLLQVIQYYEEKVEEMRRDERSDDFRCKNGAPPKDSFGLNCVQISCNGTTSIYHVTEDGCQRVHIVQFDLSNDEISCSCKLFEILGILCKHALRVLVMKNYKEIPEPYILKRWSRSAKSGIEGVVGESLHQEGKSTRSLRLSELNHMGQNVFDKGSLSLKCTEIVKDKLMEALKMVEEEIANLDSVDDLNCLEEDIITCVEEMPSPTDDRPVLDPLRIQTKGSTNARIKSYWEKKKRKTRRVSEKPQMPHPNHMVTVFV